One genomic region from Lacerta agilis isolate rLacAgi1 chromosome 13, rLacAgi1.pri, whole genome shotgun sequence encodes:
- the DPP8 gene encoding dipeptidyl peptidase 8 isoform X1 gives MQKVPGSTPPHFQESTCNMAAAMETEQPGLEIFETAEHRENVAPGEKAKLEPYYVERYSWSHLKKLLNDTRKDHGCLMAKAPHDFTFVKRTDAESPHSDRVYYLAMSGENRENTLFYSEVPKNINKAAILLLCWKPLLDLFHASLDYGMYSREEELLRERKRIGTVGIASYDYHQESCTFLFQAGSGIYQVKDGGPHGFTKQPLQPSLVETSCPNIRMDPKFCPADPNWIAFIHSNDIWISNLATKEERRLTFVHKEFANIEEDPKSAGVATFVLQEEFDRYSGYWWCPDSEMTVGGGKILRILYEENDESEVEIIHVTSPMLETRRTDSFRYPKTGTANPKVTFKLSEITIDAEGRISNVVDKELVQPFEILFEGVEYITRAGWTREGKYAWAILLDRSQTRLQIVLLPPALFIPVEEDAMERQKLIDTVPDSVTPLIVYEETTDIWINVHDIFHVFPQTSEDEIEFIFASECKTGFRHLYRITTVLKESRYKRSSGGLPAPSDFLCPIKEEVPITSGEWEVLGRHGSNIRVDEAKKLVYFEGTKDSPLEHHLYVVNYENPGEIKRLTEAGFSHACCVSQNCDMVICKFSNQRNPHEVSLYKLTGLEDDISNRSKEFWATILDSAGPLPDYVPPEIFSFESSSGFLLYGMIYKPHNLQLGKKYPTVLFIYGGPQVQLVNNRFKGVKYFRLNTLASLGYVVVVIDNRGSCHRGLKFEGAFKYKMGQIEISDQVEGLQYLASRYEFIDLDRVGIHGWSYGGYLSLMALLQKPEIFKVAIAGAPVTLWLFYDTGYTERYMGHPDNNEQGYYLGSVAMQADKFPSEPNRLLLLHGFLDENVHFAHTSILLSFLVRAAKPYDLQIYPQERHSIRVPESGEHYELHLLYYLQENLGSHMAVLKAEH, from the exons atgcagaaggtcccaggttcaaccccaccacatttccag GAATCAACATGCAATATGGCAGCTGCAATGGAGACTGAGCAGCCAGGGCTCGAAATCTTTGAAACGGCCGAGCACAGGGAGAATGTGGCGCCTGGAGAGAAGGCAAAGCTGGAACCGTACTACGTGGAGAGGTACTCTTGGAGCCACCTGAAGAAGCTGCTGAATGACACCAGGAAGGACCACGGCTGCCTGATGGCCAAGGCGCCCCACGACTTCACCTTTGTGAAGAGGACGGATGCAGAGAGCCCCCACTCGGACAGGGTCTATTACCTGG CAATGTCCGGTGAGAACAGAGAAAATACACTTTTCTATTCGGAAGTTCCCAAAAACATAAACAAGGCTGCGATTCTCTTGCTCTGCTGGAAGCCACTCTTGGATCTTTTTCAC GCCAGCCTCGATTATGGGATGTACTCtcgggaggaggagctgctgcggGAAAGGAAACGGATTGGGACGGTTGGTATCGCCTCTTATGATTATCACCAAGAAAGTTGCACCTTCCTGTTCCAAGCCGGAAGTGGGATTTACCAAGTGAAAGATGGAGGTCCCCACGGATTCACA aaacaaCCCTTGCAGCCCAGTTTGGTAGAGACAAGCTGTCCAAACATACGCATGGATCCCAAGTTCTGCCCAGCAGATCCAAACTGGATTGCTTTTATCCATAGCAACGACATCTGGATCTCCAATCTAGCAACCAAAGAAGAGCGGAGGCTGACATTCGTACACAAAG AATTTGCCAACATTGAAGAGGACCCGAAATCTGCCGGGGTCGCTACCTTTGTGCTACAGGAAGAGTTTGACAGATACTCTGGCTACTGGTGGTGTCCAGATTCAGAGATGA CTGTAGGTGGAGGCAAAATCCTTAGAATTCTGTATGAAGAGAATGACGAGTCGGAGGTGGAGATAATTCATGTCACATCCCCCATGTTGGAGACAAGGAGGACAGATTCCTTTCGGTACCCCAAAACTG GCACCGCTAACCCCAAAGTAACTTTCAAGCTGTCTGAAATAACCATCGATGCCGAGGGCAGA ATTTCCAATGTGGTCGACAAGGAACTCGTCCAGCCCTTCGAGATCTTGTTTGAAGGCGTGGAGTATATCACTCGAGCAGGATGGACCCGAGAGGGGAAATA tgCTTGGGCCATCTTGCTTGATCGCTCCCAAACGCGGCTTCAAATTGTGCTCCTTCCCCCTGCTTTATTTATCCCCGTGGAAGAGGACGCCATGGAGAGGCAGAAACTGATCGACACAGTGCCCGACTCTGTCACGCCGCTGATTGTTTACGAGGAAACAACAGACATCTGGATAAAT GTCCACGATATCTTCCACGTTTTCCCCCAAACCAGTGAGGATGAGATAGAGTTCATCTTTGCCTCCGAGTGCAAAACAGGATTCCGCCACCTGTATAGAATCACAACCGTTTTAAAGGAGAGCCGGTACAAGCGCTCGAGTGGAGGACTCCCTGCTCCAA GTGATTTCCTGTGCCCCATCAAAGAGGAGGTGCCAATTACCAGTGGGGAATGGGAAGTTCTTGGCCGACACGGGTCCAAC aTCCGGGTGGATGAAGCTAAAAAACTGGTATATTTTGAAGGTACAAAGGATTCCCCCTTGGAACATCACTTGTATGTTGTTAACTACGAGAACCCCGGGGAGATCAAACGACTGACAGAAGCTGGTTTCTCCCACGCCTGCTGCGTCAGTCAG AACTGCGACATGGTGATTTGTAAATTCAGCAACCAGAGGAACCCGCACGAGGTGTCTCTCTACAAGCTGACTGGCCTCGAAGATGACATTTCCAACAGGTCCAAGGAATTCTGGGCTACCATTTTAGATTCCGCAG GGCCTCTCCCAGATTACGTTCCGCCCGAGATCTTCTCTTTCGAGAGCTCCTCAGGGTTTTTGCTTTATGGGATGATCTACAAGCCCCACAATCTACAACTCGGGAAGAAGTACCCCACAGTACTCTTCATATATGGGGGCCCCCAG GTGCAACTTGTGAACAACCGGTTTAAAGGGGTCAAATACTTCCGCCTGAACACCTTAGCGTCCCTTGGTTATGTTGTGGTGGTGATTGACAACAGGGGATCCTGCCACCGCGGTCTGAAGTTCGAAGGTGCCTTTAAATATAAGATG GGACAAATTGAAATAAGTGACCAAGTGGAAGGTTTGCAGTATTTGGCTTCCCGATACGAATTCATTGACTTGGACCGGGTTGGCATTCATGGCTGGTCCTACGGGGGATACCTCTCCCTTATGGCCTTATTGCAGAAGCCAGAGATCTTCAAG GTCGCCATCGCTGGTGCCCCAGTCACCCTGTGGCTCTTCTACGATACAGGATACACCGAGCGCTACATGGGTCACCCAGATAATAACGAACAGGGCTATTACCTCGGCTCTGTGGCTATGCAAGCGGATAAGTTTCCTTCAGA ACCCAACcggttgttactgttgcatggaTTCCTCGatgaaaatgttcattttgcacatACAAGCATCTTGCTTAGTTTTCTGGTCCGGGCTGCGAAGCCTTACGATCTACAG ATCTATCCACAAGAGAGGCACAGCATCAGGGTCCCTGAGTCTGGAGAACACTATGAACTTCACCTCCTGTATTATCTCCAGGAGAACCTGGGCTCACACATGGCCGTGCTGAAGGCAGAGCActga
- the DPP8 gene encoding dipeptidyl peptidase 8 isoform X2, which produces MAAAMETEQPGLEIFETAEHRENVAPGEKAKLEPYYVERYSWSHLKKLLNDTRKDHGCLMAKAPHDFTFVKRTDAESPHSDRVYYLAMSGENRENTLFYSEVPKNINKAAILLLCWKPLLDLFHASLDYGMYSREEELLRERKRIGTVGIASYDYHQESCTFLFQAGSGIYQVKDGGPHGFTKQPLQPSLVETSCPNIRMDPKFCPADPNWIAFIHSNDIWISNLATKEERRLTFVHKEFANIEEDPKSAGVATFVLQEEFDRYSGYWWCPDSEMTVGGGKILRILYEENDESEVEIIHVTSPMLETRRTDSFRYPKTGTANPKVTFKLSEITIDAEGRISNVVDKELVQPFEILFEGVEYITRAGWTREGKYAWAILLDRSQTRLQIVLLPPALFIPVEEDAMERQKLIDTVPDSVTPLIVYEETTDIWINVHDIFHVFPQTSEDEIEFIFASECKTGFRHLYRITTVLKESRYKRSSGGLPAPSDFLCPIKEEVPITSGEWEVLGRHGSNIRVDEAKKLVYFEGTKDSPLEHHLYVVNYENPGEIKRLTEAGFSHACCVSQNCDMVICKFSNQRNPHEVSLYKLTGLEDDISNRSKEFWATILDSAGPLPDYVPPEIFSFESSSGFLLYGMIYKPHNLQLGKKYPTVLFIYGGPQVQLVNNRFKGVKYFRLNTLASLGYVVVVIDNRGSCHRGLKFEGAFKYKMGQIEISDQVEGLQYLASRYEFIDLDRVGIHGWSYGGYLSLMALLQKPEIFKVAIAGAPVTLWLFYDTGYTERYMGHPDNNEQGYYLGSVAMQADKFPSEPNRLLLLHGFLDENVHFAHTSILLSFLVRAAKPYDLQIYPQERHSIRVPESGEHYELHLLYYLQENLGSHMAVLKAEH; this is translated from the exons ATGGCAGCTGCAATGGAGACTGAGCAGCCAGGGCTCGAAATCTTTGAAACGGCCGAGCACAGGGAGAATGTGGCGCCTGGAGAGAAGGCAAAGCTGGAACCGTACTACGTGGAGAGGTACTCTTGGAGCCACCTGAAGAAGCTGCTGAATGACACCAGGAAGGACCACGGCTGCCTGATGGCCAAGGCGCCCCACGACTTCACCTTTGTGAAGAGGACGGATGCAGAGAGCCCCCACTCGGACAGGGTCTATTACCTGG CAATGTCCGGTGAGAACAGAGAAAATACACTTTTCTATTCGGAAGTTCCCAAAAACATAAACAAGGCTGCGATTCTCTTGCTCTGCTGGAAGCCACTCTTGGATCTTTTTCAC GCCAGCCTCGATTATGGGATGTACTCtcgggaggaggagctgctgcggGAAAGGAAACGGATTGGGACGGTTGGTATCGCCTCTTATGATTATCACCAAGAAAGTTGCACCTTCCTGTTCCAAGCCGGAAGTGGGATTTACCAAGTGAAAGATGGAGGTCCCCACGGATTCACA aaacaaCCCTTGCAGCCCAGTTTGGTAGAGACAAGCTGTCCAAACATACGCATGGATCCCAAGTTCTGCCCAGCAGATCCAAACTGGATTGCTTTTATCCATAGCAACGACATCTGGATCTCCAATCTAGCAACCAAAGAAGAGCGGAGGCTGACATTCGTACACAAAG AATTTGCCAACATTGAAGAGGACCCGAAATCTGCCGGGGTCGCTACCTTTGTGCTACAGGAAGAGTTTGACAGATACTCTGGCTACTGGTGGTGTCCAGATTCAGAGATGA CTGTAGGTGGAGGCAAAATCCTTAGAATTCTGTATGAAGAGAATGACGAGTCGGAGGTGGAGATAATTCATGTCACATCCCCCATGTTGGAGACAAGGAGGACAGATTCCTTTCGGTACCCCAAAACTG GCACCGCTAACCCCAAAGTAACTTTCAAGCTGTCTGAAATAACCATCGATGCCGAGGGCAGA ATTTCCAATGTGGTCGACAAGGAACTCGTCCAGCCCTTCGAGATCTTGTTTGAAGGCGTGGAGTATATCACTCGAGCAGGATGGACCCGAGAGGGGAAATA tgCTTGGGCCATCTTGCTTGATCGCTCCCAAACGCGGCTTCAAATTGTGCTCCTTCCCCCTGCTTTATTTATCCCCGTGGAAGAGGACGCCATGGAGAGGCAGAAACTGATCGACACAGTGCCCGACTCTGTCACGCCGCTGATTGTTTACGAGGAAACAACAGACATCTGGATAAAT GTCCACGATATCTTCCACGTTTTCCCCCAAACCAGTGAGGATGAGATAGAGTTCATCTTTGCCTCCGAGTGCAAAACAGGATTCCGCCACCTGTATAGAATCACAACCGTTTTAAAGGAGAGCCGGTACAAGCGCTCGAGTGGAGGACTCCCTGCTCCAA GTGATTTCCTGTGCCCCATCAAAGAGGAGGTGCCAATTACCAGTGGGGAATGGGAAGTTCTTGGCCGACACGGGTCCAAC aTCCGGGTGGATGAAGCTAAAAAACTGGTATATTTTGAAGGTACAAAGGATTCCCCCTTGGAACATCACTTGTATGTTGTTAACTACGAGAACCCCGGGGAGATCAAACGACTGACAGAAGCTGGTTTCTCCCACGCCTGCTGCGTCAGTCAG AACTGCGACATGGTGATTTGTAAATTCAGCAACCAGAGGAACCCGCACGAGGTGTCTCTCTACAAGCTGACTGGCCTCGAAGATGACATTTCCAACAGGTCCAAGGAATTCTGGGCTACCATTTTAGATTCCGCAG GGCCTCTCCCAGATTACGTTCCGCCCGAGATCTTCTCTTTCGAGAGCTCCTCAGGGTTTTTGCTTTATGGGATGATCTACAAGCCCCACAATCTACAACTCGGGAAGAAGTACCCCACAGTACTCTTCATATATGGGGGCCCCCAG GTGCAACTTGTGAACAACCGGTTTAAAGGGGTCAAATACTTCCGCCTGAACACCTTAGCGTCCCTTGGTTATGTTGTGGTGGTGATTGACAACAGGGGATCCTGCCACCGCGGTCTGAAGTTCGAAGGTGCCTTTAAATATAAGATG GGACAAATTGAAATAAGTGACCAAGTGGAAGGTTTGCAGTATTTGGCTTCCCGATACGAATTCATTGACTTGGACCGGGTTGGCATTCATGGCTGGTCCTACGGGGGATACCTCTCCCTTATGGCCTTATTGCAGAAGCCAGAGATCTTCAAG GTCGCCATCGCTGGTGCCCCAGTCACCCTGTGGCTCTTCTACGATACAGGATACACCGAGCGCTACATGGGTCACCCAGATAATAACGAACAGGGCTATTACCTCGGCTCTGTGGCTATGCAAGCGGATAAGTTTCCTTCAGA ACCCAACcggttgttactgttgcatggaTTCCTCGatgaaaatgttcattttgcacatACAAGCATCTTGCTTAGTTTTCTGGTCCGGGCTGCGAAGCCTTACGATCTACAG ATCTATCCACAAGAGAGGCACAGCATCAGGGTCCCTGAGTCTGGAGAACACTATGAACTTCACCTCCTGTATTATCTCCAGGAGAACCTGGGCTCACACATGGCCGTGCTGAAGGCAGAGCActga